One Babylonia areolata isolate BAREFJ2019XMU chromosome 20, ASM4173473v1, whole genome shotgun sequence DNA segment encodes these proteins:
- the LOC143295027 gene encoding syntaxin-7-like, with the protein MASYGRGSFDGFDSYQGGAGARDSAGSDFTSLSQKIAQNIQKITQNVTLVKNLVAQIGTPQDSEEVRTRVEQTIHYTNQLHKETSSKLKELSQLHLPPSTPEHRQWKMQKERFTEEFSNLLKSFQAVQRDAVDKMRASVRRARAQSGIYQPPFQDDYEKQTEMATPGYSQTREVLQMEQDVDLESLQEREDAIRKLENDISDVNTIFKDLGMLVHQQGETLDSIEANIDSAQMSVQEGTSQLSKAMEYQQKSRRKMCIIIVIVLVIVGILALIIWGATR; encoded by the exons ATGGCTTCCTACGGCAGGGGTTCTTTTGATGGATTTGACTCTTACCAAGGTGGTGCAGGTGCCAGAG ATAGTGCCGGGTCTGATTTCACTAGTCTGTCACAGAAGATCGCCCAGAATATTCAGAAAATTACACAAAATG TGACACTGGTCAAGAACCTGGTTGCTCAGATTGGTACGCCACAGGATTCGGAAGAAGTCCGCACCAGAGT GGAACAGACCATCCACTACACCAACCAACTGCACAAAGAAACCAGCAGTAAGCTCAAGGAGCTTTCCCAGTTGCATCTGCCTCCTTCCACCCCAGAACAT AGACAATGGAAGATGCAGAAGGAGCGGTTCACGGAAGAGTTCAGCAACCTGCTGAAGTCCTTCCAGGCAGTGCAACGGGATGCAGTGGACAAAATGCGTGCCAGTGTGCGGAGGGCTCGAGCACAATCTGGCATCTATCAG cCACCTTTCCAAGACGACTATGAGAAACAGACTGAGATGGCAACTCCAGG GTACTCTCAAACACGGGAAGTTCTGCAGATGGAGCAAGACGTGGACCTGGAGTCACTGCAGGAACGGGAAGACGCCATCAGAAAGCTGGAA AATGACATCTCGGACGTCAACACCATTTTCAAGGACCTAGGCATGCTGGTCCATCAGCAAGGAGAGACTCttg ACAGTATAGAGGCCAACATTGACAGTGCCCAGATGTCCGTGCAAGAGGGAACGTCACAGCTGAGTAAAGCCATGGAGTATCAG CAAAAGTCACGCCGGAAGATGTGCATCATTATTGTGATCGTCCTGGTGATTGTGGGCATCTTGGCACTGATCATTTGGGGCGCCACACGCTAA